The following proteins are encoded in a genomic region of Hippopotamus amphibius kiboko isolate mHipAmp2 chromosome 8, mHipAmp2.hap2, whole genome shotgun sequence:
- the METTL21A gene encoding protein N-lysine methyltransferase METTL21A isoform X3, whose product MGAVELRGCSVVELGAGTGLVGIVAALLGAHVTITDRKVALEFLKSNVQANLPPHIQPKAVVKELTWGQTLGSFSPGEFDLILGADIIYLEETFTDLLQTLEHLCSNHSVILLACRIRYERDHNFLAMLERQFTVSKVHYDPEKDVRIYKAQRRSLREDL is encoded by the exons ATGGGAGCTGTGGAGCTCAGGGGCTGCTCTGTCGTGGAGCTGGGTGCTGGCACAGGGCTGGTGGGCATCGTGGCTGCCCTGCTGG GTGCTCATGTGACTATCACGGATCGAAAAGTAGCATTAGAGTTTCTTAAATCAAACGTGCAAGCCAACTTACCTCCCCATATCCAGCCCAAAGCTGTGGTTAAGGAGCTGACTTGGGGACAGACGTTGGGGAGTTTTTCACCTGGAGAATTTGACCTGATACTTGGAGCTGATATCATATATTTAGAAGAAACTTTCACAGATCTTCTTCAAACATTGGAACATCTCTGTAGCAACCACTCTGTGATTCTTTTAGCTTGCCGAATTCGCTATGAACGGGATCACAACTTCTTAGCGATGCTGGAGAGGCAGTTTACTGTGAGTAAGGTTCACTATGATCCTGAAAAAGATGTACGTATTTACAAAGCACAGAGGAGAAGCCTGAGAGAGGACTTATAG